From the Quercus lobata isolate SW786 chromosome 6, ValleyOak3.0 Primary Assembly, whole genome shotgun sequence genome, one window contains:
- the LOC115949595 gene encoding probable pectinesterase/pectinesterase inhibitor 51 translates to MTMTMTMTTSLFFFISLLSLSSASFRVHDHSSPNTTPTTTSIQQVCKATRFPDQCVSSLSQSKLPPNPTPLQLVYSSISVSSQNLLKAQSMVKSILASSSGNKNRTNAATNCLEFLQSSQYRISNTAKDALPQGNLKNARAWMSASLLNQYDCWSALKYANDTKLTNETMSFLNSLTNLTSNALSLLFSYDNFGNNTASWVPAKTERDGFWEAVKKSGGGGGFKGGVPTDLKADVTVSKDGSGTHSTVQEAVNAAPENGNGKKFVIRIKAGVYEETVRIPLAKKNVVFLGDGIGKTVITGSSNVGLLGMTTYSTATVAVLGDGFMASGLTIQNTAGVGAAQAVAFRSGSDLSVIENCEFLGNQDTLYAHSLRQFYKSCRIQGNVDFIFGNSASFFQDCQILVTPRQNKTLTNETNAVTAHGRTDPGQSTGFVFQNCLINGTEEYLKLYHSNPKVHNNFLGRPWKEYSRTVFIQCNLGELFSPQGWLPWSADFALQTLYYGESGNTGPGSTTSQRVTWSSQIPAQHIDTYSVENFIQGDQWIPPSK, encoded by the exons ATGACCATGACCATGACCATGACCACtagtctcttcttcttcatttccctcctctctctctcctccgCCTCTTTCCGGGTCCATGACCATTCTTCCCCCAACACCACACCCACCACTACTTCGATCCAACAAGTCTGTAAAGCCACTCGCTTCCCTGACCAATGCGTGAGCTCCTTATCCCAATCCAAACTCCCTCCAAACCCAACTCCTCTCCAGTTGGTCTACTCATCAATCTCTGTCTCCTCTCAAAATCTCCTTAAAGCTCAATCAATGGTGAAGTCCATCCTAGCCTCCTCCTCAGGTAATAAAAACCGCACAAACGCCGCGACCAACTGTCTCGAATTTCTCCAAAGTTCACAGTACCGGATCTCTAACACCGCCAAAGACGCTCTCCCACAAGGCAACCTAAAAAACGCTAGAGCTTGGATGAGCGCTTCTCTTCTTAACCAATACGACTGCTGGTCAGCTCTCAAGTACGCAAACGACACGAAACTGACGAACGAGACAATGTCGTTTTTGAACTCGCTAACAAACTTGACAAGCAACGCGCTGAGCTTGTTGTTTTCGTACGATAATTTCGGAAACAACACCGCTTCGTGGGTTCCAGCGAAGACCGAGCGTGATGGGTTTTGGGAGGCGGTGAAGAAGTCCGGTGGCGGTGGTGGGTTTAAAGGTGGGGTTCCGACGGACTTGAAGGCGGACGTGACGGTGAGTAAGGACGGAAGTGGGACTCATTCGACGGTGCAGGAGGCGGTGAACGCAGCACCGGAGAACGGTAATGGGAAGAAGTTTGTGATAAGAATAAAGGCAGGGGTGTACGAAGAGACGGTGAGAATTCCGTTGGCGAAGAAGAATGTCGTGTTTTTGGGAGACGGGATTGGGAAAACGGTCATTACTGGGTCTTCCAATGTGGGTCTTCTTGGGATGACTACATACTCTACGGCTACAGTTG CTGTTCTTGGCGATGGATTCATGGCTAGTGGCCTCACAATCCAGAACACAGCCGGTGTTGGTGCCGCCCAAGCCGTAGCCTTCAGATCAGGCAGTGATTTATCTGTCATCGAAAACTGTGAATTCCTAGGCAATCAGGATACTCTCTATGCTCACTCACTCCGCCAATTCTACAAATCATGCCGCATTCAAGGCaatgtggattttatttttggaaactcGGCGTCTTTTTTCCAAGACTGCCAGATCTTAGTTACTCCTCgacaaaataaaacattaacAAACGAGACTAATGCCGTCACTGCACATGGCAGAACAGATCCTGGCCAGTCAACAggttttgtttttcaaaattgtttgaTTAATGGCACCGAGGAATATTTGAAATTGTACCATAGCAATCCcaaagtacacaataatttcttgGGGAGGCCCTGGAAGGAGTACTCTAGGACAGTTTTCATACAGTGCAACTTAGGAGAACTTTTTTCACCACAAGGCTGGCTGCCATGGAGTGCCGATTTTGCATTGCAAACGCTTTATTATGGGGAATCTGGGAATACTGGACCAGGTTCAACTACGTCCCAAAGGGTAACTTGGAGTTCTCAGATCCCTGCACAACACATTGACACATATTCAGTTGAGAATTTCATTCAAGGAGATCAGTGGATTCCACCATCCAAATAA
- the LOC115949621 gene encoding probable pectinesterase/pectinesterase inhibitor 51 translates to MTMTMTMITSLFFFISLLSLSSASFRVHDHSSPNTTPTTTSIQQVCKATRFPDQCVSSLSQSKLPPNPTPLQLVYSSISVSSQNLLKAQSMVKSILASSSGNKNRTNAATNCLEFLQSSQYRISNTAKDALPQGNLKNARAWMSASLLNQYDCWSALKYANDTKLTNETMSFLNSLTNLTSNALSLLFSYDNFGNNTASWVPAKTERDGFWEAVKKSGGGGGFKGGVPTDLKADVTVSKDGSGTHSTVQEAVNAAPENGNGKKFVIRIKAGVYEETVRIPLAKKNVVFLGDGIGKTVITGSSNVGLLGMTTYSTATVAVLGDGFMASGLTIQNTAGVGAAQAVAFRSGSDLSVIENCEFLGNQDTLYAHSLRQFYKSCRIQGNVDFIFGNSASFFQDCQILVTPRQNKTLTNETNAVTAHGRTDPGQSTGFVFQNCLINGTEEYLKLYHSNPKVHNNFLGRPWKEYSRTVFIQCNLGELFSPQGWLPWSADFALQTLYYGESGNTGPGSTTSQRVTWSSQIPAQHIDTYSVENFIQGDQWIPPSK, encoded by the exons ATGACCATGACCATGACCATGATCACtagtctcttcttcttcatttccctcctctctctctcctccgCCTCTTTCCGGGTCCATGACCATTCTTCCCCCAACACCACACCCACCACTACTTCGATCCAACAAGTCTGTAAAGCCACTCGCTTCCCTGACCAATGCGTGAGCTCCTTATCCCAATCCAAACTCCCTCCAAACCCAACTCCTCTCCAGTTGGTCTACTCATCAATCTCTGTCTCCTCTCAAAATCTCCTTAAAGCTCAATCAATGGTGAAGTCCATCCTAGCCTCCTCCTCAGGTAATAAAAACCGCACAAACGCCGCGACCAACTGTCTCGAATTTCTCCAAAGTTCACAGTACCGGATCTCTAACACCGCCAAAGACGCTCTCCCACAAGGCAACCTAAAAAACGCTAGAGCTTGGATGAGCGCTTCTCTTCTTAACCAATACGACTGCTGGTCAGCTCTCAAGTACGCAAACGACACGAAACTGACGAACGAGACAATGTCGTTTTTGAACTCGCTAACAAACTTGACAAGCAACGCGCTGAGCTTGTTGTTTTCGTACGATAATTTCGGAAACAACACCGCTTCGTGGGTTCCAGCGAAGACCGAGCGTGATGGGTTTTGGGAGGCGGTGAAGAAGTCCGGTGGCGGTGGTGGGTTTAAAGGTGGGGTTCCGACGGACTTGAAGGCGGACGTGACGGTGAGTAAGGACGGAAGTGGGACTCATTCGACGGTGCAGGAGGCGGTGAACGCAGCACCGGAGAACGGTAATGGGAAGAAGTTTGTGATAAGAATAAAGGCAGGGGTGTACGAAGAGACGGTGAGAATTCCGTTGGCGAAGAAGAATGTCGTGTTTTTGGGAGACGGGATTGGGAAAACGGTCATTACTGGGTCTTCCAATGTGGGTCTTCTTGGGATGACTACATACTCTACGGCTACAGTTG CTGTTCTTGGCGATGGATTCATGGCTAGTGGCCTCACAATCCAGAACACAGCCGGTGTTGGTGCCGCCCAAGCCGTAGCCTTCAGATCAGGCAGTGATTTATCTGTCATCGAAAACTGTGAATTCCTAGGCAATCAGGATACTCTCTATGCTCACTCACTCCGCCAATTCTACAAATCATGCCGCATTCAAGGCaatgtggattttatttttggaaactcGGCGTCTTTTTTCCAAGACTGCCAGATCTTAGTTACTCCTCgacaaaataaaacattaacAAACGAGACTAATGCCGTCACTGCACATGGCAGAACAGATCCTGGCCAGTCAACAggttttgtttttcaaaattgtttgaTTAATGGCACCGAGGAATATTTGAAATTGTACCATAGCAATCCcaaagtacacaataatttcttgGGGAGGCCCTGGAAGGAGTACTCTAGGACAGTTTTCATACAGTGCAACTTAGGAGAACTTTTTTCACCACAAGGCTGGCTGCCATGGAGTGCCGATTTTGCATTGCAAACGCTTTATTATGGGGAATCTGGGAATACTGGACCAGGTTCAACTACGTCCCAAAGGGTAACTTGGAGTTCTCAGATCCCTGCACAACACATTGACACATATTCAGTTGAGAATTTCATTCAAGGAGATCAGTGGATTCCACCATCCAAATAA
- the LOC115950084 gene encoding probable pectinesterase/pectinesterase inhibitor 51, whose translation MTMTMRSTSLFFFFFLSLLSLSSASNHHYHNHDHSSSNTNAVPTPPSSIQQLCKVATRFPDLCVCWLSNSKQLPPNPTPLQLIYSSLSVTSETALTVQSKVNNIINSAAGDQNRIKASNNCLEVLKSSLYRISITTNDALPRSNLKSARTWMRASLIHHTDCVSALTKVNDTKLVTKTLSLVGSLINITSNALSLLFSYDHFGNNTASWILSRTEHVGFWGAVKKSGIAGFKGGVPVNLEVDVMVSKDRRNPSYKMVQDAVNTAPNNTDDRKRFVIRIKAGVYEEIVRVPLEKKNVMFLGDGIGKTVITGSLYVGLPQ comes from the coding sequence ATGACCATGACCATGAGGTCCACtagtctcttcttcttcttcttcctttccctcctctctctctcctctgccTCAAACCACCACTACCACAACCATGACCATTCAAGCTCCAACACCAATGCTGTACCTACACCTCCCTCTTCTATCCAACAACTCTGTAAAGTAGCTACTCGGTTCCCTGACCTATGCGTGTGCTGGTTATCCAATTCCAAACAACTCCCTCCAAACCCGACTCCTCTCCAGCTCATCTACTCATCACTCTCTGTCACCTCTGAAACTGCCCTTACAGTCCAATCAAAGGTGAACAACATTATAAACTCCGCCGCAGGGGACCAAAACCGCATAAAAGCCTCGAACAACTGTCTTGAAGTTCTCAAAAGTTCACTATATAGGATCTCTATTACCACCAACGACGCTCTCCCACGCAGCAACCTCAAAAGCGCTAGAACTTGGATGAGGGCTTCTCTAATTCACCATACCGACTGCGTGTCAGCTCTCACGAAAGTAAACGACACGAAGTTGGTGACTAAGACGCTTTCGCTGGTGGGCTCGTTAATAAACATTACGAGCAACGCGCTGAGCCTGTTGTTTTCGTACGATCATTTCGGAAACAACACCGCTTCATGGATTCTGTCGAGGACTGAGCatgttgggttttggggggcAGTGAAGAAGTCTGGAATTGCGGGGTTTAAAGGCGGGGTTCCAGTAAACTTGGAGGTAGACGTGATGGTGAGTAAGGACAGAAGGAATCCGTCTTATAAGATGGTGCAGGATGCGGTGAACACAGCGCCCAACAACACTGATGATAGAAAGAGGTTTGTGATAAGAATTAAGGCAGGGGTTTATGAGGAGATAGTAAGAGTTCCgttggagaagaagaatgtcATGTTTTTGGGAGATGGGATAGGTAAAACGGTCATTACAGGCTCTTTGTATGTGGGCTTGCCTCAGTAA